From the Paraflavitalea soli genome, the window AATCACCTGGTGGCAACTGCTATTGCCTGCAGACTGGAAGGGTTGGCAGCGATCGGTATTGTAAGAGGAGAACCGGCCGCTCCACTTTCCCATACCCTCCGGGAAGCGCAGGATTACGGCATGCAGTTGCAGTTTCTATCCCGTGCTGCGTTTATCGATGAACAGGCAATGATGGCAGCAATGGAACAGGCAAACCCCGGTTACCTGGTAGTTCCGCCTGGTGGCCAAAGTGAAGCAGGCATACGGGGCTCTGCTGAAATATTATCCCTCACCGATCAGGCTCCCTATACCCATATAGCCTGTGCAGTAGGCACCGGAACCATGTTTACAGGTATTGTAAAGAGTCTTCTGCCCCATCAACATGCCCTGGGGATTAGCAGCCTTAAGATCGCCGACCGGGCAGATAACAGCCTCCTGAGCCTTGTAAAAGCTCATACGCCTTCCCGTTCTTTTACTTTCCTGTACAACTATCATTTTGGCGGTTATGCCCGCAAAAACAGTACCCTGATAGCCTTTATGAACGACCTGTTCCAGGCCCAGGGCCTAAAAACTGATTTTGTCTATACTGGCAAATTAATGTATGGTATTAATGACCTTATACATAATGATTATTTTACCGGTGAGGCCCGTATTTTGGCCATTCACAGTGGTGGTTTACAAGGCAACCGGTCCTTACTGCCCGGCACCCTGAATTTCTAATCCCATGATATCTAATGCGATAATAGTTGGCTCCCCGCAATAAAACGGTATAAAATTAGCTATGCAATAGCCCGTAGCGCATCATGCCCTATCTTTGCGACACTAAAATAGATCCACCGACTAATTCGTTATAGGCTCATGACAAGGACTGTATCAGTTGTTTTGCTATTGCTTTCGCTCAATACCCTTGCACAGGATACCTTGCCTAAATTTACCGCTTACACAAGGGGTAGTGATAAGGTCATCATCAGCTGGACAAATAATTACCCCATCGTTACCCAGATCAGTATTCAACGGTCCTACGATAGTTTAAAACTGTTTAAAACCATATTGACGGTACCTGACCCTACCGTTCCTCAAAACGGTTACCTGGATGCCAAAGGCACCAATCCCAAGATGTTTTACCGCCTTTTTATCGTACTTGACAATGGCAAGTATGTATTCACCCAGTCCCAGCGCCCTTTCTGGGATACTTCCCGCAGAATGGATTCCCAAAAGCCGGAAGTAATGCCTGAGAACAATGCCCGGCAGCGCGTGGTGATCGCTGAAAACATGGCGCCCAAAGAAGCCGAACTGCTGAAAGAAAAGATACAGGAAGCTATAAAGAAGACCGAGCCCAAAACAACGATACCTGTAGAAAAGCCCAAACCCGCCCCCGAACCGGAACGCTTTTTTATTATCAAGAAACGGGATACTGTGATCATGCAGCTTCCGGAAAAAGGGTTTAAAAGTTTCAGGGACTCTATCGTACTGAAAACAAGGGATACAATGACCTTCAGAAGTGTCGACACCATCCTGATCAAACCCTTTGTACCCAAGGAAGTGTTCAAAGCTTCCAAATTCGTGTATTCCGACAATTCCGGCAATGTCGTGATCATGCTCCCTGAAGCTAAAAACGGTAATTATGCCGTGAAGTTTTATGAAGATGACAAGACCTTCCTGTTTGAGGTCAAACAAATAAAGGAACCCTACCTAGTAGTTGATAAAACCAATTTCCTGCATGCAGGCTGGTTCCGCTTTGAACTATATGATGACGGAAAGGTGAAGGAAACGCACAAGTTTTTTATTCCTAAAGATTAAATAGAAGAGCTATTAGTGGTTAGCAATTTGCATTTTTAGGACCTTTGCTTTGCAAACACCTAAAAGCTAACAGCTAAAACTATATGCTGGCAGCTAATTCCTCAGCCCTCAACTCTACATTAAATACGTACTCAAAATTGGCCTTTACTTTCGCTTTTACTTCCTCCATATCAAGGGTGTAGCCCAATTCTTTTTCCAGGGAAGTCACCTGTTTGTTGCGAATGCCACACGGAATGATGTAATCAAAATAAGTAAGGTCTGTATTGACATTGAAAGCAAAGCCGTGCATAGTCACCCAACGGCTGCAGCGAATGCCCATAGCGCAGATCTTACGTGCCCGGCCCGGTATAGCCGTGTCCATCCATACACCCGTTTCGCCCTGAGAACGCTCTCCTTTTAGTCCGTATTCGGCCATGGTAAGGATAAATACTTCTTCGAGGTTGCGCAGGTATTTACCCAGATCCGTATAAAACCTTTCCAGGTCCAGGATGGGATAACCCACCAGCTGTTTAGGCCCGTGGAAAGTAATATCGCCCCCCCTGTTACTGGCATAGAACTCAATATTCCGCGCTACCCGCTCCTCTTCTGTGATCAGCACATTGGCCATATCCCCGCTTTTGCCCAGCGTATACACAGGCGGATGCTCTACAAATAATAAGTGGTGAGTAGTGGCCGGTCTCAGATTATCCGAAGCACCCTGAAAATCCGCGCTTTCAACTGCCGATTGCCGACTGCCGATTGCCGACTCCCTGGCTTCCGTCTTCTTCTTCACGTTCTCTTTCAGGAGCTTTTCCTGGTAGTCCCAGGCTGCCTGGTAGGGCATGGCGCCCAGGTCTTCAAATAGTACCCGCTGTTTGTCTGAATTGGCCATAGCAACGGCAAATTTACGTGTTTATGACTACTCCTCCCGATATCTTACCTTTGCGCCAAATTCAGTGGCAGTCATGAGTAAAAAAGACATTGAGCAGGATAACGAGCTGGATAATGAGTTGGAAGACAGTTCAGAAGGTTCCGAGGAGCTATATGAGCGAATGAACCTCATCGTAGACGGTGGGCAGGCCCCCATGCGCCTGGACAAATTCCTGGTACAACGCATTGAAAATGCCTCCCGTAACAAGGTACAGCAGGCCATCGAAAGCGGCCGCGTACTCATTAATGGCAAACAGGTGCAGTCCAACCACAAGATCAAACCGGGTGAAGAGATCGTGGTATACTCCGATAAAGAGGTAAAGGGCGAAGACATTATACCCGAAAAGATGCCGCTGAATATTGAATACGAGGACGACGATATCCTGATCATCAATAAGCCCGTAGGCCTTGTAGTGCACCCTGCCAGCGGTAATCCCAGTGGCACCCTGATCAATGGCGTGGCCTGGTACCTGCTGCAGCAAAACAGTGAGCTGAACACAGAAGTATTGCCCCGCTTTGGGCTGGTACACCGCATTGATAAAAATACAAGCGGCCTGATGGTATTGGCCAAGACCGAAAAAGCCGTCAGCAGCTTAGCCAAGGAATTTTTCAACCATACCATCCACCGCCAGTATGTAGCCCTGGTATGGGGTGATGTGGCCGAAGACAGCGGCACCGTGAATGCCCATATTGGCAGGCACCAGCGTTTCCGCAAAATATTTGATGCCTATCCCGATGGTGAATATGGTAAAGAGGCCATTACCCATTATAAAGTACTGGAGCGTTTTGGTTATGTAACCATGGTACAGTGTGAGTTGGAAACAGGACGCACACACCAGATCCGCGTACACATGAAACATATTGGCCATCCCCTGTTCAACGATGAAGTATATGGTGGCGACAGGATCGTAAAAGGTACTGTATTCAATAAGTACAAACAGTTTGTAGATAACTGCTTTGCCCTTTGCCCCCGGCATGCCCTCCATGCCAAGACCCTTGGGTTCATCCATCCGCGCACCCGCCAGGAAGTTGTTTTCAACAGCGAGATCCCCAATGATATGGCCCAACTGATCACCAAATGGAGGAATTACGTACAGGTGAAGAATATTATCTGATCATAAAAAAGGTGCCCCCTTTATCCCGCATCGCAAAGGAAAGGTGTCATCTTTTTGTAGTCAAGGGTAGGTCGCTTTTCCAAAGCGGCTTACCCTTTCTTATTTCGTAAAGTCAAATAACGTAGCTGTAAAAGTCGCATTTTCTCTTTTTTTCAATACTACTCCCCAGCTACCATTGTAGCGCAATACTTTGGGCACCAGGTAATCTTCAAACCTGGTCATTTCAGCTTCCATGCTCACATCAAAACTGTATACACCGGCATTGTAGCTCAGATCATAGTTACGGGCCACAATATCCCAATTGTCGATATTGAACCAGGTGGTCATTTCATTGATAACGATCTTCCCTTTTTCGCCGGCATTAAGATCAGCACGGGGCACCAGTTTGAATATATAACACATTTGACCATTGAAGGTGTTCATGTCTATTATATAATCGTACAGCTTGCTCACTTCTTCATCAAACACCGCTATTTTATTACCAATGAAGGGAATACCCGGTATCTTTTTCCCAGGGTTAAAGAACAGCATCTTCAATTGCTCTTTGTGCTTTTCAATACCACTCTTGTTTTTGGTACTGAACTCATTTCCTTTCACAATATTCGATTCTCCACAGATGGTATCTCGGGCAAAGAACAAACCCGCGTAGAGGTTGGCCGTATAATAGTTGAAGTTGTGGTTCTTGTCGTACATATCACCCGTGGTCGTTTCCTCCAGCACTTTCATCCAGCGGCAGGAATCTTTCACCACCTGCTTGGTGCGGCTTTTCAACGTGGCTTTCACATCTCCCTTCTTCTCCAGCATGCGGATATCATTGAGCGCTGTATAGCCCAATACTTTCAGGTTGCGGAAAGCTTTGTAAAACGTGGTGTCTTCTTTTACCCGGTCAATGAAGGCAGGAACATTCAGGTTGCTTCTGACCACTACCTCTTTCAGGGTAATAGCCTTTTTATTGACAGTGACGGCTGAGTCTTTTTGCGCGAAGGCACTATATGCCAATAACAGTACGGGTATAAAAGCCATTGCTTTCATACCCGTAATATAATTATTTCGCTGTAATGGTGTACGAACGGTAGTAATTATTAAGCTGCTTTTATGATTTGTGATCAACCTGTTATTTGGGAAAGGACATTTTGTAATCGACTTTTATTTTGCCCTTGGTAATATCATCCAGTTTCCCTTTCAGCAGCTTGCGTTTGAGCGGTTTAAGGTAGTCAATGAATAACTTTCCTTCAATATGATCGTATTCGTGCAGTATAACGCGGGCGGTTATACCATTAAAAGTTTTGGTGTGGGCAACAAATTGCTCATCGACGTATTCAAGTGTTACTTCTTCATGACGGGTTACATCTTCCCTTATTTTGGGTATGCTAAGGCACCCTTCATTATAAGCCCATTCCTTACCATTGAGCGCTTTGATATGGGCATTGATGAACACCTGCTTCGTGCCAGGCTCGTCAGGATATTTACCCTTTTCATCTTCATCCTGGTTATCAAATATCTGGGCACTGTCTATTACAAAAAGACGGATATCCCGGTTGATCTGCGGAGCAGCCAACCCTACCCCATTACTGGCGTACATGGTTTCCCACATATCTTCTATCAACTTGGGAAGACCGGGATAATCGGGTGTAATATCCTTGCTTACAACACGTAATACTGGTGCTCCGTAAGCTACTATAGGAAGGATCATACTTGTATGCTTAAATGCTTGATTAGTCGATTGTTAAATTCTAATTCTGCCTGCAAATATACGGCAAAAAAGCAACTTGGCCAGCAAGGGGACGGACGCCTGGGCCCGCTTTAGGACATTCTTTGCAAATACTCCTGCAGCATGATGGTGGCCGCTATTTCGTCTACAAGCGCCTTATTTCGCCGTTGCATCTTTTTCATCCCCATATCGATCATGGCCTGGGAAGCCATTTTGGAGGTGTAGCGCTCATCCACTGTTGTAAGGGGTATAGCAGGGAACTCTTTCTTCAGCCTTTCGATGATCTTCTTTACCAGGGGTGTGGCGTGTGTATCCGTATCATCCCAATTCTTGGGTTCACCAATAATGATCAGCTCAACAATCTCTTTGGAGAAATAATCTTTCAGGAAGGGGATGAGTTTGGGAGATTCGACCGTAGTAAGCCCTGTGGCTATGATCTGCAAGGGGTCTGTCACAGCAATACCGGTTCTCTTAAGACCATAATCGATAGCGAGGATTCGGGGCATGTTGATTAATTCTAATTAAAAGAAGCAGTTAAGATCTTCCAACCCATGAAGAGATCAGCGATCACAAATACAGCAAACACCACACTGGCAATACCATTAGCTGTCATAAAAGCTAGATTGACGCGCCGCAGATCATTGGGCTTTACGATCGAATGCTGGTACACCAGCATGCCGGCAAACACAGCGATCCCGATCCAGTATAACCAGTGAAAGCCCCCATAAACACCAGCAGCGATCACACAACCGGCACTTAACAGATGTAATACTTCCGATACCCGCAATGCTTTGGCCTTACCCAGCCAGGCAGGGATAGAATGCAATTGGTGCGACTTATCAAACTCTTCATCCTGCAACGCATAGATTATATCAAAACCACTGACCCAAAAGATAACAGCAAAAGAAAACAGTATGGGCAAGAGCGCAAACTGACCGGTTACCGCCAGGAAGGCCCCGATCGGCGCCAGTGATAAGCCTACTCCCAGCACCAGGTGGCACAGTGGCGTAAACCGTTTGGTATAACTATAAAAAAGGATGACGAATAAAGCTACCGGAGAAAGGAAAAAACAAAGCCGGTTGATAAACCAGCAGCATATGATAAACAATAAGCTGTTGACAACGGTAAATAGCAATACACGATCAGCTTTTAAGATGCCTGCAGGTATTTCCCGGATGGCTGTACGGGGATTTTTGGCATCGAACTGCCTGTCGAGGTACCGGTTAAAGGCCATGGCGGCACTACGGGCAAAGACCATGCACAGGATCACCAGCAGCAACAACAAAGCAATGCTCCCCTTCCAGTTCCCTGCCACCTTCCAGGAGGAGGAAATAAACTCACCCTGGCCAATCGTGCTTTCTTTTAAAACCCCTGCAAACTGCGTGTAGAGCCCCAGGGCAAACCCGATCATCGCAAAAGGCATGGCGAAGATCGTATGGGAGAATTTGACCAGGGAGAGATAGTTCTTAACTGTTGACATGGGATAATTTTCAACGTTCATGATTCAATTTTGCACGTACCAGTTCCCACAATACTATACCGGCAGCTACCGAAATATTCAGTGAATGTTTCATACCCAGCTGGGGTATCTCAATACAACCATCACAGGCTTTAATGACCTCCGCCTCCACCCCACTTACTTCATTCCCAAATACAACAGCCAGCGGAGCCGGTTGGTTGGCATCAAACTGGTTTAAGGGCACACTATTCTCTACCTGCTCAACCGCCCAAAGCTGGTACCCCGTATCCCGCAATTCCTGTACTGCTTCCAGTGTGGACGCAAAGTATTTCCAGGTTACCGTTTCTGTAGCACCCAGGGCTGTTTTATGGATATCCCGGTGGGGAGGTTGTGGTGTATAGCCACATAGGTAAATCCCCTGCAGTAAAAAGGCATCTGCTGTGCGGAATACGCTGCCAACATTGTGCATGCTGCGGATATTGTCCAGCACTACGATTATGGGTATTTTATCCGATTCCCTGAAGTCCGTTACTGATTTACGGTTCAGTTCATCCATGCTCAATTTGCGCATCCCGCAAAGGTAAGAGGCTTTAGTAGTATTTTTGCGGCTCCTTTTGAAAACAAGTAAGAACAAGAATCATGAAACCCACTACAGTTATTTTTGATATGGACGGCCTTCTCATTGACTCTGAACCTTTATGGGAGGAAGCCGGTAAAGAAACCCTGGCCGGGTTTGGTGTTAGCCTCACTGATGAGCAATACCACTTCAGTACTGGTTTACGCACGCGTGAATGGATAGACTGGTGGTTTACCTGGTTCAATATAGATAAGAAACATGCCCTGGAGGCCGAGCTCGCCATTGTGCAGAAAGCCATTGAAAAGATCGCAGCACGTGGTATTGCCATGCCCGGCGTACATGAGGTATTTTCCCTTTTAAAAGAAAAAGGCTTTAAGATAGGTCTGGCTACCTCTTCTCCCCTCGCCCTGGTGAAAGTGGTGGCTGAAAAGTTGCAGATCAATGATTACCTGCAGGCTATCGCTTCTGCTGAGGAATTAAAATACGGCAAGCCGCACCCACAGGTATACCTGGATTGTGCAGCGGCGCTGGAGGTATCACCACTGGAATGTGTGTGCCTGGAGGATTCGTTTAATGGGATGATCGCCGTAAAGGCAGCCCGTATGAAGTGTATAGTAATACCTGCGAAACATCAACAACACCAAACCTGCTGGGATGCTGCTGATAGGAAATTATCTTCCCTGCTTCAGCTGAATGAGGAAGTATTGGACGACCTGTAACCATTTACAGAGGTTATGCACTGCAGTGAAAAAAACAGATCAGCATCAGGATAACCATCAATAAATAGAAAGGCTGCATTTTTTCATTTTTCATATGGAATGATTGAATAGTTAGTTGTGACCTTCCAAATGAAATAACATGCTACCGGTGGGGGCTAATAATCAGCGCGGGGATAGAGGTCCGTGGGGATATAGGTCTGACTTGCTACTAAAAAGGGACAATTAAGGTACGAAATTCCTGCAC encodes:
- a CDS encoding RNA methyltransferase, whose product is MRKLSMDELNRKSVTDFRESDKIPIIVVLDNIRSMHNVGSVFRTADAFLLQGIYLCGYTPQPPHRDIHKTALGATETVTWKYFASTLEAVQELRDTGYQLWAVEQVENSVPLNQFDANQPAPLAVVFGNEVSGVEAEVIKACDGCIEIPQLGMKHSLNISVAAGIVLWELVRAKLNHER
- the def gene encoding peptide deformylase; protein product: MILPIVAYGAPVLRVVSKDITPDYPGLPKLIEDMWETMYASNGVGLAAPQINRDIRLFVIDSAQIFDNQDEDEKGKYPDEPGTKQVFINAHIKALNGKEWAYNEGCLSIPKIREDVTRHEEVTLEYVDEQFVAHTKTFNGITARVILHEYDHIEGKLFIDYLKPLKRKLLKGKLDDITKGKIKVDYKMSFPK
- a CDS encoding 1-aminocyclopropane-1-carboxylate deaminase/D-cysteine desulfhydrase; translated protein: MQPLPNQAWHDKDVFVDVLRLDLIHPVLSGNKWFKLKYHLQQARQDQKKGILTFGGAYSNHLVATAIACRLEGLAAIGIVRGEPAAPLSHTLREAQDYGMQLQFLSRAAFIDEQAMMAAMEQANPGYLVVPPGGQSEAGIRGSAEILSLTDQAPYTHIACAVGTGTMFTGIVKSLLPHQHALGISSLKIADRADNSLLSLVKAHTPSRSFTFLYNYHFGGYARKNSTLIAFMNDLFQAQGLKTDFVYTGKLMYGINDLIHNDYFTGEARILAIHSGGLQGNRSLLPGTLNF
- a CDS encoding RluA family pseudouridine synthase, which codes for MSKKDIEQDNELDNELEDSSEGSEELYERMNLIVDGGQAPMRLDKFLVQRIENASRNKVQQAIESGRVLINGKQVQSNHKIKPGEEIVVYSDKEVKGEDIIPEKMPLNIEYEDDDILIINKPVGLVVHPASGNPSGTLINGVAWYLLQQNSELNTEVLPRFGLVHRIDKNTSGLMVLAKTEKAVSSLAKEFFNHTIHRQYVALVWGDVAEDSGTVNAHIGRHQRFRKIFDAYPDGEYGKEAITHYKVLERFGYVTMVQCELETGRTHQIRVHMKHIGHPLFNDEVYGGDRIVKGTVFNKYKQFVDNCFALCPRHALHAKTLGFIHPRTRQEVVFNSEIPNDMAQLITKWRNYVQVKNII
- the ruvX gene encoding Holliday junction resolvase RuvX: MPRILAIDYGLKRTGIAVTDPLQIIATGLTTVESPKLIPFLKDYFSKEIVELIIIGEPKNWDDTDTHATPLVKKIIERLKKEFPAIPLTTVDERYTSKMASQAMIDMGMKKMQRRNKALVDEIAATIMLQEYLQRMS
- the hxpB gene encoding hexitol phosphatase HxpB, giving the protein MKPTTVIFDMDGLLIDSEPLWEEAGKETLAGFGVSLTDEQYHFSTGLRTREWIDWWFTWFNIDKKHALEAELAIVQKAIEKIAARGIAMPGVHEVFSLLKEKGFKIGLATSSPLALVKVVAEKLQINDYLQAIASAEELKYGKPHPQVYLDCAAALEVSPLECVCLEDSFNGMIAVKAARMKCIVIPAKHQQHQTCWDAADRKLSSLLQLNEEVLDDL
- a CDS encoding UbiA-like polyprenyltransferase, producing MSTVKNYLSLVKFSHTIFAMPFAMIGFALGLYTQFAGVLKESTIGQGEFISSSWKVAGNWKGSIALLLLLVILCMVFARSAAMAFNRYLDRQFDAKNPRTAIREIPAGILKADRVLLFTVVNSLLFIICCWFINRLCFFLSPVALFVILFYSYTKRFTPLCHLVLGVGLSLAPIGAFLAVTGQFALLPILFSFAVIFWVSGFDIIYALQDEEFDKSHQLHSIPAWLGKAKALRVSEVLHLLSAGCVIAAGVYGGFHWLYWIGIAVFAGMLVYQHSIVKPNDLRRVNLAFMTANGIASVVFAVFVIADLFMGWKILTASFN
- the lipB gene encoding lipoyl(octanoyl) transferase LipB, encoding MANSDKQRVLFEDLGAMPYQAAWDYQEKLLKENVKKKTEARESAIGSRQSAVESADFQGASDNLRPATTHHLLFVEHPPVYTLGKSGDMANVLITEEERVARNIEFYASNRGGDITFHGPKQLVGYPILDLERFYTDLGKYLRNLEEVFILTMAEYGLKGERSQGETGVWMDTAIPGRARKICAMGIRCSRWVTMHGFAFNVNTDLTYFDYIIPCGIRNKQVTSLEKELGYTLDMEEVKAKVKANFEYVFNVELRAEELAASI